The proteins below come from a single Chryseobacterium nepalense genomic window:
- a CDS encoding HlyD family secretion protein yields MSQIEEGISNVNKTKSGTIINTEKDKITYSSQTLQLFEQLRKSLKQWEQNYLIISNTDGEASFQQFFGENQFVKAGDAILSILPDNREKLVGRMSVPATNSGKIITGEKVLIKLDNYRYQEYGIVEGKVQNISLSPDKEGNYYVDVALPKGLKTSYNKTLPFDKELKGNAEIVTQDLRLIERFFYQIRKLLGYQR; encoded by the coding sequence TTGTCCCAGATCGAAGAAGGAATCTCTAATGTCAATAAAACAAAAAGCGGAACGATAATCAATACCGAAAAAGACAAAATTACCTATTCTTCACAGACATTACAGCTTTTTGAGCAGCTCAGGAAATCCCTCAAACAGTGGGAACAAAATTACCTGATCATCTCCAATACCGATGGTGAGGCCAGCTTTCAGCAGTTCTTCGGGGAAAACCAGTTTGTAAAGGCGGGAGATGCCATTTTATCTATCCTCCCGGACAACAGAGAAAAACTGGTGGGAAGAATGTCTGTTCCAGCAACGAATTCAGGGAAAATCATTACCGGGGAGAAAGTGCTCATCAAGCTCGATAATTACCGATACCAAGAATATGGCATCGTGGAAGGAAAAGTCCAGAACATCTCCCTCTCTCCAGACAAAGAAGGAAACTACTACGTAGATGTAGCACTCCCTAAAGGTCTGAAAACTTCCTACAATAAAACGCTTCCCTTCGATAAAGAATTAAAAGGAAATGCCGAAATCGTAACACAAGACCTCAGACTCATCGAAAGATTCTTCTACCAAATCAGAAAATTATTGGGGTATCAAAGGTAA
- a CDS encoding DUF3127 domain-containing protein: MELQGTVKKLFDAQTFASGFQKREMVILTQEQYPQPINIEFLSDKISLLDNLKEGENVKVGINIRGREWVSPQGETKYFNSITGWRVEKVSDNASEPTQAAPSQSASSVSNENPFAGDDDDDLPF, translated from the coding sequence ATGGAATTACAAGGAACGGTAAAGAAACTTTTTGATGCTCAGACTTTTGCGAGCGGTTTCCAAAAAAGAGAAATGGTTATTTTAACCCAGGAGCAGTATCCACAGCCGATAAACATAGAATTTTTGTCTGATAAGATCAGTTTATTGGATAACCTGAAAGAAGGTGAAAATGTAAAAGTAGGAATCAACATCAGAGGAAGAGAATGGGTTTCTCCGCAGGGCGAAACAAAATACTTCAATTCCATTACAGGATGGAGAGTGGAGAAAGTTTCTGATAATGCTTCAGAACCTACACAGGCAGCTCCTTCACAATCTGCATCTTCAGTTTCCAACGAAAATCCTTTCGCCGGAGACGATGATGATGATTTGCCTTTCTAA
- the aat gene encoding leucyl/phenylalanyl-tRNA--protein transferase — MIRLDENEISFPDPELYDGHEGIIAFGGDLSVERIWFAYQLGIFPWFNPGEEILWWCPDPRFVLFPEEIKVSKSMKKILDRNVFTFTENTNFREVIKNCRDISRKGQSGTWLSDELMESFIKLHDYGLAKSLEVWQNEELVGGFYGLQIGNVFCGESMFSKVSNASKAGFIHFAQKYRNKLELIDCQSHTDHLESLGAKMIPKREFLKILHKNNEY; from the coding sequence ATGATTCGACTAGACGAAAACGAGATTTCTTTTCCTGATCCGGAGCTGTACGACGGCCACGAAGGGATCATTGCTTTTGGCGGAGACCTCTCGGTAGAAAGAATATGGTTTGCTTATCAATTGGGCATATTTCCCTGGTTTAATCCGGGGGAAGAGATTCTCTGGTGGTGTCCGGACCCAAGATTTGTCCTTTTTCCCGAGGAAATAAAGGTTTCAAAATCCATGAAAAAAATACTGGATCGAAACGTCTTTACCTTCACTGAAAACACAAACTTCCGAGAAGTTATCAAAAACTGTCGGGATATCAGCCGTAAAGGACAATCCGGAACCTGGCTTTCGGATGAACTGATGGAGTCTTTCATCAAGCTTCATGATTATGGATTGGCAAAAAGTCTGGAAGTCTGGCAAAACGAAGAGCTGGTGGGTGGTTTTTATGGCCTTCAGATCGGTAATGTGTTCTGTGGAGAAAGCATGTTTTCCAAAGTGAGCAATGCGTCGAAAGCGGGATTTATCCATTTTGCTCAAAAATATAGAAACAAGCTGGAGCTCATCGACTGCCAATCCCATACCGATCACCTGGAAAGTCTTGGCGCAAAAATGATTCCCAAGCGGGAATTCCTGAAAATTTTACATAAAAACAATGAATACTGA